The Pseudoalteromonas translucida KMM 520 genome has a window encoding:
- the metA gene encoding homoserine O-acetyltransferase MetA encodes MPITVKDELPAIARLRQENVFVMPQTRAKTQEIRPMRLAILNLMPNKVETEVQFIRLLANSPLQVNVELLRLDTHRSSSNSEQHLDTFYRYFSEVKNNNYDALIVTGAPLAHLEYQDVAYWDEFTAILDWAEQHVTSTLFSCWAAHAALYHHYKIKRDLKTDKLCGVFTHQCYFEHGALTRGFDDTFLVPHSRYGHVDVNKINACNELIVLAGSEKVGAYLVKNKSGSQVFITGHPEYDADSLKAEYQRDCEKSDNAPKPENYFPDDDATKQPSKTWQSHAFLLFSNWLNYYVYQTTPYDINLVSQDVRTNNYAE; translated from the coding sequence ATGCCAATTACAGTAAAAGACGAGCTACCAGCTATTGCTCGCCTGCGCCAAGAAAACGTATTTGTAATGCCACAAACTCGTGCAAAAACGCAAGAGATTCGCCCCATGCGTTTGGCTATTCTTAACTTAATGCCTAATAAAGTTGAAACCGAAGTACAGTTTATTCGTTTGCTTGCCAATTCGCCTTTGCAAGTAAATGTAGAACTACTGCGTCTTGACACTCATCGCAGTAGCAGTAATTCAGAGCAGCACCTAGATACCTTTTATCGTTATTTTTCAGAAGTAAAAAACAATAACTACGATGCATTAATAGTTACCGGCGCGCCGCTAGCGCATTTAGAGTACCAGGATGTAGCTTATTGGGATGAGTTTACCGCAATTTTAGATTGGGCTGAGCAGCATGTTACGTCTACACTTTTTTCGTGTTGGGCAGCACATGCGGCGCTTTATCATCATTATAAAATAAAGCGCGATTTAAAAACCGATAAACTGTGCGGCGTATTTACGCACCAATGTTATTTTGAACATGGGGCGTTAACGCGCGGCTTTGACGACACCTTTTTAGTACCGCATTCGCGTTATGGCCATGTAGATGTAAATAAAATAAATGCTTGCAATGAGCTAATCGTGCTAGCAGGTTCTGAGAAAGTAGGTGCTTACTTAGTTAAAAACAAGTCGGGCAGCCAAGTGTTTATTACCGGCCACCCAGAGTATGACGCCGACTCGTTAAAAGCTGAATACCAACGTGATTGCGAAAAAAGCGACAATGCGCCCAAACCCGAAAATTACTTTCCAGATGACGATGCAACTAAACAACCTTCAAAAACGTGGCAAAGCCATGCTTTTTTACTTTTTTCGAACTGGTTAAATTATTACGTGTACCAAACTACACCCTATGATATTAATTTAGTTAGCCAAGACGTAAGGACTAACAACTATGCCGAATAA
- the ettA gene encoding energy-dependent translational throttle protein EttA: MVLPDKFIFSMSRVSKVVPPKRTILKDISLHFFPGAKIGVLGLNGSGKSTLLRIMAGVDQDFEGDAFPQPGTKIGYLPQEPVLDESKTVREIVEQAVGEVKYALKRLDEVYNEYAMEDADFDALAKEQGELEAVIQAHDGHNIDNVLERAADALRLPEWDAKIEHLSGGERRRVAICRLLLEKPDMLILDEPTNHLDAESVAWLERFLHDYEGTVVAVTHDRYFLDNVAGWILELDRGEGIPWEGNYSSWLEQKDARLQQEQKSEKARQKSIAQELEWVRSNPKGRQAKSKARMAQFTEMQQSDYQKRNETNEMFIPPGPRLGDQVLEITNLRKSFGDRVLIDDLSFSMPKGAIVGIIGANGAGKSTLFKMISGEQQQDSGNITIGESVHIATVDQFRDGMDESKTVFQEISDGQDVLKIGNFEFPSRAYVSRFNFKGNDQQKFVKDLSGGERNRLHLAKLLKAGGNVLLLDEPTNDLDVETLRALENAILEFPGCVMCISHDRWFLDRIATHILDYRDEGQINFFDGNYTEYEEWLKKTLGAEATQPKRIKYKKIG; encoded by the coding sequence ATGGTTTTACCTGATAAATTTATATTCTCGATGAGTCGAGTTTCTAAGGTTGTGCCACCTAAGCGCACTATCTTAAAAGACATCTCGTTACATTTTTTCCCGGGCGCTAAAATTGGTGTGCTTGGTTTAAACGGCTCTGGTAAATCAACATTGCTACGTATTATGGCCGGTGTTGACCAAGACTTTGAAGGTGATGCCTTTCCACAACCAGGCACTAAAATTGGTTACTTACCGCAAGAGCCAGTACTAGACGAAAGCAAAACCGTACGCGAAATTGTTGAGCAAGCGGTTGGCGAAGTTAAATATGCGCTTAAACGCCTTGACGAAGTGTATAACGAATACGCCATGGAAGACGCTGACTTTGACGCACTTGCAAAAGAGCAAGGCGAACTTGAAGCGGTTATTCAAGCGCACGATGGTCATAACATAGACAACGTTTTAGAGCGCGCTGCCGATGCACTACGTTTACCTGAGTGGGATGCTAAAATTGAGCACCTTTCGGGTGGTGAACGCCGCCGTGTTGCTATATGCCGACTGTTACTTGAAAAACCAGACATGCTTATTCTCGATGAGCCAACTAACCACTTAGACGCTGAGTCGGTTGCCTGGTTAGAGCGCTTCTTACACGATTACGAAGGCACTGTTGTGGCGGTAACGCATGACCGTTACTTCCTAGATAATGTAGCAGGTTGGATTTTAGAGCTTGACCGTGGTGAAGGTATTCCATGGGAAGGTAACTACTCTTCGTGGTTAGAGCAAAAAGATGCGCGCCTACAACAAGAGCAAAAGTCTGAAAAAGCACGTCAAAAGTCAATTGCGCAAGAGCTTGAATGGGTTCGTTCAAACCCTAAAGGCCGCCAAGCTAAGTCAAAAGCACGTATGGCGCAGTTTACCGAAATGCAGCAGTCTGATTATCAAAAACGTAACGAAACCAACGAAATGTTTATTCCGCCTGGCCCACGTTTAGGGGATCAAGTGCTTGAAATAACTAACTTACGTAAAAGCTTTGGCGACCGTGTATTAATCGACGATTTAAGCTTTAGCATGCCAAAAGGTGCCATTGTGGGCATTATTGGTGCAAACGGTGCGGGTAAATCAACACTGTTTAAAATGATCAGCGGCGAGCAACAACAAGACAGCGGCAATATCACCATAGGTGAAAGCGTACACATTGCAACGGTTGATCAGTTCCGTGACGGTATGGACGAAAGCAAAACTGTTTTCCAAGAAATATCAGACGGCCAAGACGTGCTTAAAATTGGTAATTTTGAGTTCCCAAGCCGTGCTTACGTTAGCCGTTTTAACTTTAAAGGTAACGATCAGCAAAAGTTTGTTAAGGACCTATCGGGTGGTGAGCGTAACCGTTTACACCTTGCTAAGTTATTAAAAGCTGGCGGCAACGTGTTACTACTGGATGAGCCAACTAACGACTTAGACGTTGAAACACTACGTGCACTAGAAAACGCTATTTTAGAGTTTCCTGGTTGTGTAATGTGTATATCGCATGACCGTTGGTTCCTTGACCGTATTGCTACACATATTTTAGATTACCGCGACGAAGGCCAAATTAACTTCTTTGATGGTAACTACACTGAATACGAAGAGTGGCTTAAAAAGACGTTAGGTGCAGAGGCAACTCAACCTAAGCGTATTAAATACAAAAAGATTGGTTAA
- the metH gene encoding methionine synthase, translated as MTQKIAVFTNVGERTNVTGSAMFKRLIMEEDYETALTVAREQVENGAQVIDINMDEAMLDSKAAMVKFLNLIASEPDISRVPIMVDSSKWEVIEAGLKCIQGKAIVNSISLKEGEEPFIRQAKTIKRFGAAAVVMAFDTDGQAATADRKFEICERSYKILVEDVGFAPEDIIFDPNIFAVATGIEEHDNYAVEFIEGTRRIKQNLPHCKVSGGVSNVSFSFRGNNPVREAIHSVFLYHAIQAGMDMGIVNAGQLAVYDDIPEELRKAVTDVILNTDPGAGERLVELAPKYSGMAQAERIEDLEWRSWSVEKRLEHALVKGITTFIEVDTEECRAAAAKPIHVIEGPLMDGMNVVGDLFGAGKMFLPQVVKSARVMKRAVAYLDPYIELEKEEGSTNGKIVMATVKGDVHDIGKNIVGVVLQCNNYEVIDLGVMVPADKILQTAIDEKADIIGLSGLITPSLDEMVHVAKEMKRRGFELPLLIGGATTSKAHTAVKIEPQYDKGVVYVSNASRAVGVVSNLLSKEHKSDFLEKTQAEYVKVREQQARKKPRSKPVTIQRARDNAAKLDWDNYTPPVPKQLGVQEFKNVSITTLRKYIDWTPYFMTWSIAGKYPRIMTDEVVGEQAQSLFKDANDMLDDLEKAGSLQPLGVIGLFPANRVGDDIEIYTDETRKEVLTTSCHLRQQTEKTDFANYCLADYIAPKGTPDYFGAFAVTGGLEEDDLANAFDAQQDDYNKIMIKAVADRLAEAFAEYLHEQVRKEYWGFAPDENLANDELIRENYQGIRPAPGYPACPEHTEKKKIWQLLDTEKRIGMQLTSSYAMWPGAAVSGWYFSHPEAKYYAVAAIQKDQVEDYAKRTNMTLEEAERWLSPNLGYDPE; from the coding sequence ATGACTCAAAAAATAGCAGTATTTACTAATGTCGGCGAACGTACCAATGTAACCGGCTCCGCCATGTTTAAACGTTTGATCATGGAAGAAGACTATGAAACCGCGCTAACTGTTGCCCGCGAGCAAGTAGAAAACGGCGCGCAGGTAATTGATATAAACATGGACGAAGCCATGTTGGACTCAAAAGCGGCCATGGTTAAGTTTTTAAATTTAATTGCCTCAGAACCCGATATTTCGCGCGTACCTATCATGGTCGACTCCTCTAAATGGGAAGTAATAGAAGCCGGTTTAAAGTGTATTCAAGGCAAAGCCATTGTTAACTCAATTTCGTTAAAAGAAGGCGAAGAGCCGTTTATTCGTCAAGCCAAAACCATTAAACGTTTTGGTGCAGCGGCTGTAGTTATGGCCTTTGATACCGACGGCCAAGCCGCCACCGCCGATAGAAAATTTGAAATATGTGAGCGTAGCTATAAAATATTAGTAGAAGACGTTGGCTTTGCGCCCGAAGATATTATTTTTGACCCAAATATATTTGCCGTAGCCACAGGGATAGAAGAGCACGACAACTACGCGGTCGAATTTATTGAAGGCACACGGCGCATAAAGCAAAACTTGCCGCACTGTAAAGTGTCGGGCGGAGTGTCGAATGTGTCGTTTTCGTTTCGGGGTAATAACCCAGTACGTGAAGCAATTCACTCAGTATTTTTATACCACGCTATTCAAGCGGGTATGGATATGGGGATTGTTAACGCTGGGCAACTGGCGGTTTACGACGATATTCCCGAAGAACTACGCAAAGCCGTTACAGACGTAATACTCAATACCGACCCCGGTGCAGGCGAGCGTTTAGTAGAACTTGCGCCTAAGTACTCAGGCATGGCACAAGCCGAGCGCATTGAAGATTTAGAATGGCGCAGTTGGAGCGTTGAAAAACGCCTTGAGCATGCCCTTGTTAAAGGTATAACTACCTTTATAGAAGTAGACACCGAAGAGTGCCGCGCAGCTGCCGCTAAACCTATTCACGTAATTGAAGGTCCGTTAATGGACGGCATGAACGTAGTAGGTGACTTATTTGGTGCAGGTAAAATGTTTTTACCACAAGTAGTTAAATCGGCCCGTGTAATGAAGCGTGCTGTGGCTTACCTAGACCCCTACATTGAGCTTGAAAAAGAAGAAGGTTCAACCAACGGCAAAATTGTAATGGCCACCGTAAAAGGCGACGTACACGATATAGGTAAAAATATTGTTGGCGTAGTACTGCAATGTAATAACTACGAAGTAATCGACTTAGGCGTAATGGTGCCTGCTGATAAAATACTGCAAACCGCAATCGACGAAAAAGCCGATATTATTGGTTTATCGGGGCTAATTACCCCATCGCTTGACGAAATGGTACACGTAGCCAAAGAAATGAAACGCCGTGGTTTTGAACTGCCGCTGTTAATTGGTGGTGCTACTACATCAAAAGCGCACACCGCCGTTAAAATTGAGCCTCAGTACGATAAAGGCGTAGTGTATGTGAGTAACGCCAGCCGTGCTGTGGGTGTGGTTTCAAACTTATTATCAAAAGAGCACAAAAGTGACTTTTTAGAAAAAACACAAGCCGAGTACGTTAAAGTACGCGAGCAACAAGCGCGTAAAAAACCACGCTCAAAACCAGTGACAATTCAGCGTGCTCGCGATAACGCCGCCAAACTCGATTGGGATAACTACACACCACCAGTGCCGAAACAGCTTGGCGTGCAAGAGTTTAAAAATGTATCTATAACTACATTGCGTAAATACATAGATTGGACGCCATACTTTATGACCTGGTCAATCGCCGGTAAATACCCGCGCATAATGACCGATGAAGTAGTAGGCGAGCAAGCGCAAAGCTTATTTAAAGACGCCAACGACATGTTAGACGACCTTGAAAAAGCAGGCAGCTTGCAACCACTGGGTGTAATTGGTTTATTTCCGGCAAACCGGGTTGGCGACGACATAGAAATATACACCGACGAAACACGCAAAGAGGTGTTAACTACCTCGTGCCATTTACGCCAGCAAACCGAAAAAACCGATTTTGCTAACTACTGCCTAGCCGATTACATAGCCCCAAAAGGTACACCCGATTACTTTGGCGCGTTTGCAGTAACGGGTGGTTTGGAAGAAGACGACCTTGCCAATGCGTTTGACGCACAGCAAGACGATTACAACAAAATAATGATTAAAGCCGTAGCCGACAGGCTAGCCGAAGCGTTTGCCGAGTATTTACACGAGCAAGTACGTAAAGAATACTGGGGCTTTGCACCAGATGAAAACCTAGCAAACGATGAGCTAATACGCGAAAACTACCAAGGTATTCGCCCAGCGCCAGGTTACCCAGCGTGCCCAGAGCACACCGAGAAAAAGAAAATTTGGCAACTGCTCGATACTGAAAAACGCATTGGTATGCAGCTCACCAGCTCGTACGCCATGTGGCCAGGTGCAGCCGTTTCGGGCTGGTACTTTTCACACCCAGAGGCAAAATATTACGCAGTAGCAGCAATCCAAAAAGATCAGGTGGAAGACTACGCTAAACGAACTAATATGACGCTTGAAGAGGCTGAAAGATGGCTATCGCCTAACTTGGGGTATGATCCGGAGTAA
- the cyoC gene encoding cytochrome o ubiquinol oxidase subunit III, whose product MSTLSVSQESVTLNSAIVNTKQDHDAHAHHDTSSNTTFGFWLYLMTDCLLFASFFATYAVLFMNTAGGVSGKDIFELDFVAVETAALLISSITFGFAMIAAQGQKKALTLIWLAVTFCLGVVFISMEVYEFHHLIVNGHGPQHSAFLTSFFSLVGLHGLHVTAGLIWMSVMMIEVAKRGLGKATVTRLSCLSLFWHFLDIVWICVFTLVYLMGVM is encoded by the coding sequence ATGAGTACCTTGTCTGTTAGTCAAGAGTCGGTAACGTTAAACTCTGCAATTGTAAATACCAAACAGGATCATGATGCTCACGCGCATCATGATACCTCTAGTAATACTACTTTTGGTTTTTGGCTTTACTTAATGACCGATTGCCTATTGTTTGCCTCGTTTTTTGCTACCTACGCGGTGTTGTTTATGAACACCGCTGGCGGCGTATCGGGTAAAGATATTTTTGAACTCGACTTTGTAGCAGTAGAAACTGCCGCACTGCTTATTAGTAGTATTACCTTTGGTTTTGCGATGATAGCCGCGCAAGGGCAAAAAAAGGCGCTGACCTTAATATGGTTAGCGGTTACTTTTTGTTTAGGTGTGGTGTTTATTAGTATGGAAGTTTACGAATTTCATCACCTAATAGTGAACGGGCATGGTCCGCAACATAGCGCTTTTTTAACATCATTTTTCTCATTAGTTGGCTTGCACGGTTTACACGTAACCGCAGGTTTAATTTGGATGAGTGTAATGATGATTGAAGTTGCAAAACGTGGCTTAGGTAAAGCAACCGTAACGCGTTTGAGCTGCTTAAGCCTGTTTTGGCACTTTTTAGATATTGTGTGGATTTGTGTATTCACCCTCGTTTATTTAATGGGAGTAATGTAA
- the cyoD gene encoding cytochrome o ubiquinol oxidase subunit IV produces MSHSETHALKQMQNEHHHDESHGSVKSYLIGFVLSVILTVIPFYMVMSGDFSKATTLYSIITLAVVQIWVHLKYFLHLNFITEDGRASTFSFLFSALIIVMVVGLSVWIIYESNAMMMY; encoded by the coding sequence ATGAGCCACAGCGAAACACATGCTTTAAAGCAAATGCAAAATGAGCATCACCACGATGAATCTCACGGCAGTGTTAAAAGTTATTTAATTGGTTTTGTATTGTCGGTAATTTTAACCGTCATACCATTTTATATGGTAATGAGTGGCGACTTTTCAAAAGCAACCACGCTTTACAGCATTATTACTCTAGCCGTAGTACAAATTTGGGTGCATTTAAAATACTTTTTACACCTTAATTTTATTACTGAAGATGGCCGTGCAAGTACCTTCTCGTTTTTATTCAGTGCCCTAATTATTGTTATGGTGGTTGGGCTATCTGTTTGGATTATTTACGAATCTAACGCAATGATGATGTATTAG
- the cyoE gene encoding heme o synthase: protein MFRRYLSVTKPGIIMGNLISVAGGFLLASRGDINPWLMVATLIGLSLVVASGCAINNVIDRDIDIAMARTRTRVTVTGEMSAMAALCHGVVLGIIGFGLLIAYTTPAAVFFAAFGYFIYVGVYSLYMKRNSVYGTFIGSLSGAVPPVVGYCAVSGQFDMGALILLVMFSLWQMPHSYAIAIFRFKDYQAAGIPVLPVAQGIDKAKRHIVLYIAIYALVVMLLPISGYTGAAFMAVACITSFWWLLMALRGYRRNIDISGWARQVFAFSIINITALSIAMAVDYQSIAPQLLVLN, encoded by the coding sequence ATGTTTCGTCGTTATTTATCAGTAACTAAGCCAGGTATTATTATGGGTAACTTAATCAGCGTAGCAGGCGGGTTTTTACTAGCCTCCCGCGGTGATATAAACCCATGGCTAATGGTTGCTACCTTAATTGGCTTATCGCTAGTGGTTGCATCAGGTTGTGCTATTAATAATGTGATTGACCGAGATATAGATATTGCCATGGCGCGTACTCGCACCCGGGTAACAGTAACGGGCGAAATGTCTGCAATGGCTGCTTTATGCCATGGGGTGGTATTGGGGATTATAGGCTTTGGTTTATTAATAGCTTATACCACTCCAGCGGCAGTGTTTTTTGCCGCCTTTGGTTACTTTATTTATGTAGGGGTTTATAGCCTTTACATGAAGCGCAACTCAGTTTATGGCACTTTTATTGGCAGTTTATCGGGGGCTGTGCCACCGGTTGTTGGTTACTGCGCAGTATCTGGGCAGTTTGATATGGGGGCATTAATTTTACTGGTAATGTTTAGCCTGTGGCAAATGCCGCATTCATACGCCATTGCTATTTTTCGCTTTAAAGATTACCAAGCAGCGGGTATTCCCGTATTACCTGTAGCGCAAGGTATTGATAAAGCAAAGCGCCATATTGTGCTTTATATTGCCATATATGCTTTGGTTGTGATGCTGCTACCTATTAGTGGTTATACCGGTGCTGCTTTTATGGCGGTTGCTTGTATTACTAGTTTTTGGTGGCTGTTAATGGCGCTGCGAGGCTATCGTCGTAATATAGATATAAGCGGCTGGGCGCGTCAAGTGTTCGCGTTTTCAATTATTAATATTACCGCACTTAGTATTGCTATGGCGGTAGATTATCAAAGCATAGCGCCGCAGTTACTCGTACTTAATTAA
- a CDS encoding histone deacetylase → MTLNPHLPLVYHPNYSFSFDPKHRFVMSKFAHLYQHVKQLGLVGDNLVQPLLGTPEALELVHCENYIHDLYHNQLDEKAMRRIGLPWSKELMARTFTAPQGTLQTARLALKHGMACHLAGGTHHAHTDFGSGYCMVNDLAFTTQTLIESGEVTNVLIFDLDVHQGDGTAAMLQHQPYAYTCSIHCEKNFPFRKSPSDLDIGLTNNMQDAEYLGIVDDTLQFLLKELNPDLVLYDAGVDVWQQDGLGKLDISWQGIEKRDHLVLKRCLEHNTPVATVIGGGYDRDHQRLAQRHGIVVEQAARF, encoded by the coding sequence ATGACTCTAAATCCTCACTTGCCGTTAGTTTATCATCCTAATTACTCGTTTAGCTTTGATCCTAAACATCGCTTTGTAATGAGTAAATTTGCGCATTTATATCAGCATGTTAAGCAGTTAGGATTAGTTGGCGATAACTTAGTACAGCCGTTATTAGGTACGCCAGAGGCACTAGAATTAGTACACTGCGAAAACTATATTCACGACCTATATCATAATCAATTAGACGAAAAAGCCATGCGCCGTATTGGTCTACCTTGGTCAAAAGAGCTAATGGCGCGTACCTTTACGGCCCCGCAAGGTACACTACAAACGGCTCGCTTAGCCCTTAAACACGGTATGGCGTGCCATTTAGCAGGCGGTACACACCACGCGCATACTGATTTTGGCTCAGGCTATTGCATGGTTAACGACTTGGCTTTTACTACGCAAACGCTAATTGAGTCGGGTGAGGTTACTAATGTACTTATTTTTGATTTAGACGTACATCAAGGCGATGGCACCGCAGCTATGCTGCAACACCAGCCTTATGCTTATACCTGCTCTATTCATTGCGAAAAAAACTTTCCGTTTCGTAAATCCCCTAGCGATTTAGATATTGGCTTAACTAACAATATGCAAGACGCTGAGTATTTAGGCATAGTTGACGACACTCTGCAATTTTTACTCAAGGAGCTAAACCCCGATTTAGTGCTGTACGATGCGGGAGTTGATGTGTGGCAACAAGACGGTTTAGGTAAACTCGATATTAGCTGGCAAGGTATAGAAAAACGCGACCATCTCGTACTTAAACGCTGCCTTGAGCACAACACTCCGGTAGCTACGGTTATTGGCGGCGGTTACGACAGAGATCACCAGCGTTTAGCTCAGCGTCATGGCATTGTAGTTGAGCAAGCAGCACGTTTTTAA
- a CDS encoding homocysteine S-methyltransferase family protein, translating into MPNNPLNNDQNKNKHDELSAALKERILILDGAMGTMIQAHQLEEQDYRGERFKDWHVLIRGNNDLLSLTQPKIITDIHRSFLAAGADIIETNTFNSTTISMEDYDMANLSREINLESAKLARLLCDEFSAKTPEKPRYVAGVLGPTSKTCSLSPDVNDPGYRNVTFDRLVTAYVESTLALMEGGADIILIETIFDTLNAKAASFAVEEAFEQAGRTLPVMISGTITDASGRTLSGQTTEAFYNSIRHIKPLSIGLNCALGPDLLRQYVQELSRVCETFTSVHPNAGLPNEFGGYDLEAKEMATEIIDWGKSGFINIVGGCCGTTPAHIRAFAKGLAGVKPRQLPEIEVRMRLSGLEACNLN; encoded by the coding sequence ATGCCGAATAACCCTCTTAATAATGACCAAAATAAAAACAAGCACGACGAACTAAGTGCAGCGTTAAAAGAGCGTATTTTAATTTTAGATGGCGCTATGGGCACTATGATCCAAGCACACCAATTAGAAGAGCAAGACTACCGGGGTGAACGCTTTAAAGATTGGCATGTACTTATTCGCGGTAATAACGATTTACTAAGCCTTACGCAGCCTAAAATAATTACCGATATTCACCGTAGCTTTTTAGCTGCCGGTGCCGATATTATCGAAACCAATACCTTTAACTCCACCACCATTTCGATGGAGGATTACGACATGGCTAATTTAAGCCGTGAAATAAACCTAGAGTCGGCAAAATTAGCGCGGCTACTTTGCGATGAATTTAGTGCTAAAACGCCCGAAAAACCGCGTTATGTAGCAGGCGTACTTGGGCCAACATCAAAAACTTGTTCATTGTCGCCCGATGTAAACGATCCGGGCTATCGTAATGTTACTTTTGATCGTTTAGTTACTGCCTATGTAGAATCGACCTTGGCACTGATGGAAGGTGGCGCCGATATTATTTTAATCGAAACCATATTCGATACCCTCAATGCTAAAGCTGCATCGTTTGCAGTAGAAGAAGCGTTTGAGCAAGCAGGGCGCACATTACCAGTTATGATCTCCGGCACTATTACCGATGCCTCAGGGCGTACGCTTTCGGGGCAAACTACCGAAGCCTTTTATAACTCTATTCGCCATATTAAACCGCTTTCTATTGGCCTTAACTGCGCCTTAGGCCCTGATTTACTGCGCCAATATGTGCAAGAGTTGTCGCGTGTATGCGAAACCTTTACCTCAGTGCATCCAAATGCAGGTTTGCCTAACGAATTTGGTGGCTACGACCTAGAAGCAAAAGAAATGGCAACCGAAATTATTGATTGGGGTAAATCGGGTTTTATTAATATTGTAGGTGGTTGCTGCGGCACCACACCTGCGCATATTCGCGCCTTTGCAAAAGGTTTAGCGGGTGTTAAACCACGCCAGTTGCCAGAAATTGAAGTACGCATGCGTTTATCGGGCCTCGAAGCCTGTAACTTAAATTAA